From Selenomonas sp. AB3002, one genomic window encodes:
- the tsf gene encoding translation elongation factor Ts, producing the protein MAITAAMVKELRETTGAGMMDCKKALTEVGGDMAKAIDFLREKGIAKAEKKAGRVAAEGAVGAYVSEDAKSGCVVEINCETDFAAGNDQFKALVAKVAKHIVEAKIASGDVDALNNSEIEGKKVSDLLIEATATIGEKISLRRFARYESAGQVASYIHMGGKIGVLVDLTGGSEELAHDVAMQIAAANPTAIDRSGVDAADLEHEKEVLRKQALEEGKPEKIVDKMVEGRINKFYKEVCLNEQIFVKDSDKTVADVLGSEKVNAFTRFQLGEGIEKKEEDFAAEVAAQMK; encoded by the coding sequence ATGGCAATTACTGCTGCTATGGTAAAGGAACTGCGCGAGACCACCGGCGCAGGCATGATGGACTGCAAGAAGGCTCTGACTGAGGTAGGCGGCGACATGGCAAAGGCCATCGACTTCCTGCGCGAGAAGGGCATTGCCAAGGCTGAGAAGAAGGCTGGCCGCGTGGCTGCAGAGGGTGCTGTCGGTGCTTATGTTTCCGAGGATGCCAAGAGCGGCTGCGTAGTTGAGATCAACTGCGAGACCGACTTCGCTGCTGGCAACGACCAGTTCAAGGCTCTGGTGGCCAAGGTTGCCAAGCACATCGTGGAGGCCAAGATTGCTTCCGGCGATGTTGATGCTCTGAACAACAGCGAGATCGAGGGCAAGAAGGTTTCCGACCTGCTCATCGAGGCTACTGCTACCATCGGCGAGAAGATTTCCCTCCGTCGTTTCGCTCGCTATGAGAGCGCTGGCCAGGTTGCTTCCTACATCCACATGGGCGGCAAGATTGGCGTGCTGGTTGACCTCACCGGCGGCAGCGAGGAGCTGGCTCACGATGTGGCTATGCAGATTGCAGCTGCCAACCCCACCGCTATCGACCGCAGCGGTGTAGATGCTGCTGACCTCGAGCACGAGAAGGAAGTGCTCCGCAAGCAGGCTCTGGAAGAGGGCAAGCCCGAGAAGATCGTGGACAAGATGGTTGAGGGCCGCATCAACAAGTTCTACAAGGAAGTCTGCCTGAACGAGCAGATTTTCGTGAAGGATTCCGACAAGACCGTTGCTGACGTGCTTGGCAGCGAGAAGGTCAATGCTTTCACCCGCTTCCAGCTGGGCGAGGGCATCGAGAAGAAGGAAGAGGACTTCGCTGCAGAGGTTGCTGCACAGATGAAATAA